Proteins encoded together in one Impatiens glandulifera chromosome 1, dImpGla2.1, whole genome shotgun sequence window:
- the LOC124921421 gene encoding predicted GPI-anchored protein 58, whose protein sequence is MAPEKVTHMMMKVDLQCPCCYKKVKKVLCRTPQVRDQMFDEKSNTVLVTVVCCSPEKVRDKLYSRGGKTIKSIEIKEPQKPKPAPAPAAGADKPSEKPKEVEKPKDAKPAAKPKEDQPKPAADKPKVDAKPADKPKSDDKPKGGDAAKPADKPKADAKPADKPQAEKPKAAPAPAAAAPAAVPMPVQSIPGPPAAMMGPMVPMGYPFYQAYNDGGYYGGNQQGYYAKPVPVYDNYGYFGYPGGNSGAGAGQYAIANNNNNRHDYYYSEEEKADCSIM, encoded by the exons ATGGCGCCCGAGAAG GTTACCCACATGATGATGAAGGTTGATCTTCAGTGTCCTTGCTGCTATAAGAAAGTCAAGAAAGTTCTCTGCAGAACCCCTC AAGTGAGAGATCAGATGTTCGATGAGAAATCGAATACAGTGTTAGTCACTGTGGTTTGCTGTAGCCCTGAGAAAGTTCGTGATAAGCTTTACTCCAGAGGTGGGAAAACTATCAAAAGCATTGAAATCAAAGAACCCCAAAAACCAAAACCTGCCCCTGCCCCTGCCGCCGGCGCCGATAAGCCATCGGAAAAACCCAAGGAGGTGGAGAAACCCAAAGATGCTAAACCGGCGGCGAAGCCCAAAGAAGATCAGCCCAAGCCGGCGGCGGATAAACCAAAGGTAGATGCCAAACCGGCAGATAAGCCAAAATCAGATGACAAGCCCAAGGGTGGGGATGCTGCCAAACCAGCTGACAAGCCTAAAGCAGATGCAAAACCGGCCGATAAGCCTCAAGCTGAGAAGCCTAAAGCTGCTCCGGCTCCGGCAGCAGCAGCTCCGGCTGCAGTACCTATGCCTGTGCAATCCATACCAGGTCCTCCGGCGGCGATGATGGGACCGATGGTGCCAATGGGGTACCCATTTTATCAGGCTTATAACGATGGTGGGTATTATGGTGGAAACCAGCAGGGATATTATGCAAAGCCGGTGCCGGTTTATGATAATTATGGTTACTTTGGGTATCCTGGTGGAAATAGCGGCGCCGGCGCCGGTCAATATGCCAttgctaataataataataaccggCATGATTACTATTACAGCGAAGAAGAGAAGGCAGACTGTTCAATCATGTGA
- the LOC124920646 gene encoding microtubule-associated protein 70-5: MGFDQEIGGGAEEILLNHPDPLVLELNRLQNQLKEKDRELGASLNVIKGLKGTEVLKDKAIEELANEFKKMDDKLRITENLLEQKNLEIKKLKDEKKEALAGQYAAEATLRRVHTNNQRDDDLVPIESILAPLESEIRMYKNEITSLQEDKKALERHTKSKEAALLEAEKILTSALERALIVEEVQNRNYELKRQIEICQEENKIMEKTNRQKVLEVEKLSQTIEELEEAILAGGMAANVARNFKRQISELQEEKRTLERELARVKVSANRVATVVANEWKDENDKVMPVKQWLEDRKLLQAETQRLRDKLVVSERTAKAEAQLKDKLKLRIKTLEDGLKNMSASQKAVKSVPLFGFLSGNSGTRKRSISQPISSIISSPAIQLNVQDENLLRKSLWTTRNKVADCGEKENKEINENEMSENGDDDDIVSGFLYDRLQKEVIALRKQFDMKVNNLNEKDEEIKMLMKKIDTLTKMKKESVTSCEKEMAMSTTKMGDGGKKDCNSKSVKRATKAG, encoded by the exons ATGGGTTTTGATCAGGAGATAGGCGGGGGAGCGGAAGAGATTCTTCTCAATCACCCAGACCCACTTGTCTTAGAACTCAATAGACTCCAGAACCAACTCAAAG AGAAGGATAGAGAACTTGGAGCTTCTTTGAATGTAATCAAAGGACTAAAAGGGACTGAAGTCCTAAAGGACAAGGCCATTGAAGAG CTCGCCAATGAATTCAAAAAGATGGATGATAAGCTGAGGATAACTGAAAATTTACTCGAACAGAAG AATCTTGAAATAAAGAAACTGAAAGATGAGAAGAAAGAAGCATTGGCTGGACAATATGCTGCAGAAGCAACTCTGAGAAGGGTTCATACTAATAATCAAAGGGATGATGATCTTGTCCCCATTGAATCCATTCTTGCTCCTCTTGAGTCTGAGATTAGAATGTACAAAAACGAGATTACATCTCTTCAAGAAGATAAAAAGGCGTTGGAGAGACACACCAAGTCAAAGGAAGCAGCCTTGCTTGAAGCTGAAAAGATCTTGACAAGTGCCTTAGAAAGAGCTTTAATAGTGGAGGAGGTTCAAAACCGTAATTATGAGCTGAAAAGACAGATTGAAATATGCCAGGAGGAGAACAAGATCATGGAGAAGACCAACCGCCAAAAGGTTTTAGAGGTTGAAAAGCTAAGCCAAACCATTGAAGAACTCGAGGAAGCCATTCTTGCTGGTGGAATGGCTGCAAATGTTGCTCGTAATTTCAAGAGACAGATTTCTGAATTACAAGAGGAGAAGAGAACTCTCGAGAGGGAGCTGGCGAGAGTTAAAGTTTCAGCAAACCGAGTTGCGACAGTTGTGGCTAATGAATGGAAAGATGAAAATGACAAGGTTATGCCAGTCAAACAATGGTTGGAAGATAGGAAGCTTTTGCAG GCTGAAACACAACGGCTTAGAGATAAACTTGTGGTATCAGAAAGAACAGCAAAGGCAGAAGCTCAACTCaag GATAAACTCAAATTGAGGATCAAGACTTTGGAAGATGGTCTAAAGAATATGTCAGCATCTCAGAAGGCTGTAAAATCAGTTCCCCTGTTCGGATTCTTGTCTGGAAACAGTGGCACAAGAAAGAGATCAATATCGCAGCCAATATCTTCGATCATAAGCTCTCCGGCGATACAACTGAATGTGCAGGATGAGAATTTGCTTAGGAAGAGTTTGTGGACAACTAGGAATAAGGTTGCAGACTGCggagaaaaagaaaacaaggaaataaatgaaaatgagatGTCAGAAAAtggagatgatgatgatattgttTCAGGGTTCTTATATGATAGGCTTCAAAAAGAGGTAATTGCTCTAAGGAAGCAGTTTGATATGAAAGTCAACAATTTGaatgaaaaagatgaagaaatcaag ATGCTTATGAAGAAAATCGATACACTAACAAAAATGAAGAAGGAATCTGTAACAAGCTGTGAAAAGGAAATGGCAATGTCCACCACCAAGATGGGAGATGGTGGAAAAAAGGATTGTAACTCTAAATCTGTCAAAAG GGCAACTAAAGCAGGTTGA
- the LOC124921119 gene encoding CASP-like protein 2B1 has product MSNIGAAGAGAAEDNSGKFKEIDGRVRIAELVLRFGICATAIVAFVLIMTDTQVREFFTIQKTAKFSDMKSLIFLVVANGIVAAYSFVQGVRCIVTMLRGNMLLSKPLAWAIFSCDQVIAYLTVAAVAAALQSSIIGQFGEPKLQWMELCSLYGKFCKQAGEGLVSAVIASLGMVAISGISAFSLFRLYHGNNGSWLQYLAY; this is encoded by the exons ATGAGTAACATTGGAGCGGCGGGGGCGGGGGCGGCAGAAGATAATTCCGGCAAGTTTAAGGAAATTGATGGGAGGGTTAGGATAGCTGAGCTAGTTTTGAGATTTGGGATCTGTGCGACGGCCATTGTTGCATTTGTGCTTATAATGACCGATACCCAGGTCAGAGAGTTCTTTACAATTCAAAAGACAGCTAAGTTTTCAGACATGAAGTCTCTCAT ATTCTTAGTGGTTGCAAATGGGATTGTGGCAGCTTACTCATTTGTTCAAGGAGTTAGATGTATAGTGACTATGCTTAGAGGAAATATGCTTCTCAGCAAGCCCTTAGCCTGGGCTATTTTCTCATGTGATCAg GTCATAGCTTATTTAACAGTAGCAGCAGTTGCAGCTGCATTACAATCTTCGATTATTGGTCAATTTGGGGAACCAAAGTTACAATGGATGGAGTTATGTAGTTTGTATGGAAAGTTTTGTAAGCAAGCTGGTGAAGGGCTGGTTAGTGCAGTAATTGCTAGTCTTGGAATGGTGGCTATTTCTGGAATTTCTGCTTTCAGTCTCTTTCGATTGTACCATGGTAATAATGGATCATGGCTTCAATATCTAGCTTACTGA